One part of the Leclercia sp. LSNIH1 genome encodes these proteins:
- the ompC gene encoding porin OmpC: MKRKVLALMIPALLMAGAANAAEVYNKDGNKLDLYGKVDGLHYFSDNSGADGDQTYIRMGIKGETQINDTLTGYGQWEYNVQANNTEDSGNQSWTRLAFAGLKVGDYGSFDYGRNYGVLYDVEGWTDMLPEFGGDSYTKADNFMTGRANGVATYRNSDFFGMVEGLNFALQYQGNNEGDNNGNEGTNNGRDVRYENGDGFGISTSYDFGMGLSAAAAYTSSDRTNDQVSNTTAGGDKADAWTTGLKYDANNIYLAAMYSETRNMTPYGDGKKANTVANKTQNFEVTAQYQFDSGLRPVVSYLQSKGKDLDNGQGDQDLVKYAEVGATYYFNKNMSTYVDYKINLLDEDDQFYKDNGISTDDIVALGLVYQF; this comes from the coding sequence ATGAAAAGAAAAGTACTGGCTCTCATGATTCCAGCTCTTTTAATGGCTGGCGCAGCAAATGCAGCAGAGGTTTATAATAAAGACGGCAATAAATTAGATCTGTACGGTAAAGTAGACGGTCTGCATTATTTCTCCGACAACAGCGGTGCTGACGGCGACCAGACCTATATCCGTATGGGCATTAAGGGCGAAACCCAGATTAACGATACCCTGACCGGCTACGGTCAGTGGGAATACAACGTCCAGGCAAACAACACGGAAGACTCTGGCAATCAGTCCTGGACCCGTCTGGCGTTTGCCGGTCTGAAAGTCGGCGATTACGGTTCATTTGATTATGGCCGTAACTACGGCGTGCTGTACGACGTGGAAGGCTGGACCGATATGCTGCCAGAGTTCGGCGGCGACTCCTACACCAAAGCCGATAACTTCATGACCGGCCGTGCGAACGGCGTTGCAACCTACCGTAACAGCGATTTCTTTGGCATGGTTGAAGGTCTGAACTTTGCCCTGCAGTACCAGGGTAACAACGAAGGCGATAATAACGGTAACGAAGGCACCAACAACGGCCGTGACGTGCGTTATGAGAACGGTGACGGCTTCGGTATCTCTACCTCCTACGACTTCGGCATGGGCCTCAGCGCAGCGGCGGCCTACACCTCTTCTGACCGTACCAACGACCAGGTGAGCAATACGACTGCGGGCGGCGACAAAGCGGATGCCTGGACCACTGGCCTGAAATATGACGCCAATAATATCTATCTGGCGGCCATGTATTCTGAAACCCGTAACATGACCCCTTATGGTGACGGTAAAAAAGCCAACACGGTAGCCAACAAAACCCAGAACTTTGAAGTTACCGCACAATACCAGTTCGATTCTGGCCTGCGTCCGGTTGTCTCTTACCTGCAGTCGAAAGGTAAAGATCTCGATAACGGCCAGGGCGATCAGGATCTGGTTAAATATGCTGAAGTGGGTGCGACTTACTACTTCAACAAAAATATGTCCACCTATGTGGATTATAAAATCAACCTGCTGGACGAAGATGACCAGTTCTATAAAGACAATGGCATCAGCACCGATGACATCGTCGCATTAGGTC